The following nucleotide sequence is from Candidatus Zymogenaceae bacterium.
ATAACGATTTTGCCGAAGAGGGTCCCGGGGTGAAAGATGCTGAACTTGATGCTGTCCTTGGAGTAGTAATTGAGGGAGAGAAAATCACTGCTTTCACGGACGGTCGATTTCTCCGTTGCCGGCACCTTTATGCGGCCCGTGGTCTCGCCGGTAAAGAGGGCGTTGATGATGTCCATGTTGAATACCTTATCCATTCGGGCCGCCGCCGCCCGATCCCGCTTGTTGTCCTCCCTGAGGGGATCAAAGATACGCATGTGTTTGTTGAATCCGACCTGGGCGTCGGGATATTTTTCCTTGATAATCCGGTACGCCCGGCCGTGTGCCACCAGCATGTGGGTCATGACGTTGAATCCGGCCAGCGGTTTTTTCATTCCCGGGGCGTAGCTGCCGTCCATGAACGACAGGAATGTATAGACCACAGGCTCATTTATGGGCATCCAGAAGGTGACGATATCCCCCAGGGCGTCCACCATGACGCGTGTGAATTTTTCGAATCGCTCGATCGAGTCCGGATTGAGCCATCCCCCGGTACGGGCAAGCCAGATCGGTGTGGTGAAATGATGCAGGGTCACAAACGGCTCCATGCCGTTTTCCCTGATGCTTTCGGCCACCTGGCGGTAATGGTTTACCTCCACCTTGGAGATGTAGTCCCGGGCGGGCTCCACACGGCTCCATTCCACACTGAAGCGATGGGCGTTGTGATTGAGGGTTTTGAGGAGGGCGAAATCCTCGCGGAAGCGGGAGTAGTGATCGCAGGCGTCCCCGGAGACGGTTCCGTCGGTTATTTTCCCGTAAAGCTGCTCGAAGACGAACCAGTCGTTGTTGGTATTTCGCCCTTCGACCTGGTGTGATGATGTGGCCCCGCCCCAGTAGAAACCGGCGGGAAAAGTAATCGGCTTCATGATACGCCCCTTCTTTCCTGGTTGGTTGCCGTCTCTTTTTTTAATTCGTCTCGTGTATGATGTATCGATATTCACCTGTAGTAAGACAATAGTATTGCAAAAAAAAGGCCCGGCCACAAGAAAAATGGGACGTTGGCACCCAAACAAAAATGTTTTGGCGCATGATTTGTATTATGCTATCTTTTCATCAACAGAGAATAATGTGAATCGATAAAAAAGGGGAGGAATACATGGTCGGTGGATATCGAGTCTCGGTGCTGGCGGCGGTGTGTGTCGTAATGCTTACCGGATTTGCCAAAGGCGAAGAAGCAGACGCCGCCGGCGCGCTTGAAAGGGGTCATGCATATATGGATCGGGGAGAGACGGCCGAAGCCCTGGTGGAGTACGATCGAGCGGTGGAGCTGTCCCGACAGGCCGGGGATACGGACTCTCTTGTAACTTCCCTGAACTGGGCGGGGTTGGCCGCGTTCGGACTGCGTGAGTTCGACACAGCCGTGGAGTATTACCTCGAGGTCGTGGTGATCGAACAGGAGACGGGAGACCGAATCGGCGTGGGAAATGCGCTGGAGTTTATCGGGAAGGCATACATTTTTCTCGAAGAATACGACACCGCCGGCGCATATCTTGCCGAAGCCATGAACATCGCCGTGGAAACCGGGGATGATTCGTTGAGGTGCGATGTGCTTTCGAATATGGGACTGCTGGCCGGTTGGGCCGGCGACTATGTCGGGGCCGAGTCGTATTATAGGGAAGCCCTGGATACGGCCCTGGCACAGAAGGACGATGCCGCTGTCTATTTCGTACGGTCCGATCTCGGCTTTCTGGAGATGCGCCGGGGCGATTACGAAAAAGCGGTCGAACACTTCTCCGGCGCGGTTGACGTTGCCCATCGGATCGGGAATACGGACTTGGTTCGGGACGGCCTGGAAAACCTCGCGTACGCCGAGAAGCGGGCGGGGTTCTATGACGAGGCCATTGAGCACTTCACGGAAATCCTCCATGCCGAAGATGCGCTGGAATATATTGATGCGGATCTTGATCTGGAAATGGACATCGCCGAAACGCTTCGGGATGCGGGGCGATATGAAGAGGCGCTCTCCAGCTATGAGGCGATACGGGTGAAATACCGGGAGCGGGGAGACATCCCGGGCGAGATCGACGCCCTCGGTGGGGCGGCGTGGGCCCTGGAGAGTCTGAATCGTTTTGAGGAGGAGCTTGCCCTCCTGGAAGACGCCCGCGGGCTGGCCCAAAGTATAGGGGATCTCGAAACCGAGGGGACGCTTCTCGTTCGGCTCGGTATGATACTGGCTGTCCTTGGAAAACAGGGGGAGGCTCTCGCCGTTCTTGAAGACGCCCGTGAAGTGAACCGGAAGGCGGGGATACGGGCCATGGAAGCGCAGTCCCTTGTGGGATTGGCCACCGTCACCCTCGATGATCCGGACCGATCTCTGGAATATGCCGAGGAGTCGCTGGAAATCTACCGGGAGCTCGAAGACCGGGTGGGGGAGGGGATTATTTTGGGAATAATCGCCACGGCATACTACAATCAGGGGAAAAGCCTCAAGGCGGCGCTCTATTACAAGAAAGTACTCAGGATCGCTGAAGAGGTGGGAAGCGATTTTCCCCTGGCGGTGGACCCGCTGATAACCGGCATGCTGCTGGTGGGAGCCGGTGAATATAAACATGCCGTTGGGTATCTGGAACAGTCCCTTTCCGCCGGTATGGAAAACAACGATGTTAACACGATCGGCTATTCGGCGGCGTACCTCGGATTTTCGTATAAAAACCTGAAAGACTATGAACAGGGAGTGACATATTACGAGATCGCCATCGACGCCCTTGAGTCCGTCAGAGGAACCATCCAGACCGAGGAGCTTCGCACATCCTACATGTCCGGGAAAATGCAGGTCTATGAGGATATCATAACGATGCTTATCGAATTGGGACGGTATGATGAGGCGTTTGAATTTATGGAGCGCTCCCGATCCCGCTCGTTCCTTGACATGCTGGCGTCTCGGACCATCACGGTGGCGGATGAAGCGGGCAGTGAATACCTCAGACGGGAGCGGGAGCTCCGGCGACTCCTCAAAGATGCGACACTCATGCCGTCCGCCGGTGGCGACGCACAGCCGATTAAAGAGACACGGGAGGCGCACGACGCCCTCGATCGGTCGCTTGACATCCAGAAGGAGTATCTGCGTCTCATCGAAACAATAAAGTCAACAGACCCGAGGCTGGCATCCCTGGTGACGGTCGTTCCCCCCTCTCTGGAAGCGGTCCGGGAGAGCCTCGGAGACGACGTCTGCCTGATTGAATATTTCATCTCCGATGAAAGCTTCACGGCCACAGGAGAAAGCAATCTCTTCGTCTTTGTGGTCACTCCCCGCCGCATCGATGTGCTCACCATCGATACAAATCGTGATTTCCTGGAGGACGCGGTCTCCCGTCTGAGGGATGCCGTTCGATACCTTGACGACGAGGCCTTTCTCTCACTGTCGGTGCAATTGTACGCACTCATCCTGGAGCCGGCCCTGGAGGGGGTCGATGCGGAAACCCTCATTATCATTCCCCACGGGCCGCTTCATTATCTGCCATTCGCCGCCCTCTCCGACGGTGAGAGCTTTCTCATCGACCGGTACGATGTGGTGGTAAACCCCAGCGCCGGCGTCATGGAGTATATCGGCGAAAAAAGAACGGATGATCCCGGGGAAAAAATCATCGCCTTTGGAAATCCGGAAACGCCCCACAGTCCCCTGCCGTTTGCGGAGGATGAGGTGACCAAAATCGCCGCCATCATGGAGCCGGAGGCCGATGTGTCGGTATATCTCGGGTCGGAGGCAACGGAAAAAAGAGGGAAGAGCCTCTTTCGCGAGTATGACCTGGTACACCTTGCCTGCCATGCCTCGTTCGATGAAACCGATCCCCTGGATTCCGCCCTATACCTGACGGCGGGAGGGGGCGAGGACGGTCGGCTGACGGTGGCGGAGCTGTTCGCCCTGGAACTGGACGAGACGATGCTTGTGGTGCTCTCGGCCTGCGAGACCGGACTTTCCCGGGTGACCGGGGGGGACGAGCTGGTCGGCCTGACCCGGGGTTTCCTGTATGCCGGAACGCCGTCGATGGTGGTGACGCTGTGGGAGGTGGCGGACGACTCCACGGCCTCTGTCATGACCCGTTTCTATGAAAACCTGAAGGAAGGACAGACCCCGTCTTCTGCCCTGAACGAGGCCCAGCGGTGGGCGAAATCGAGCACCGATTATAAGAGCCCCTTTTTCTGGGCGCCCTTTGTGCTGGTGGGAAGTTGGGAATGATGGGGAAACTCCGGCGGAACATCAATCTCCGTGGTGTAGACATGTCTTGCATCATACATTCCACATCGGTTCCGTCATAATGAAGAACGCCCCGTATCGCGGGGCGTTCCCTGTCGGACGTTATAGATGTATGGTGTGTCGAAATCCCGCAGTAAAGCCCGACGGACGGTGATTATTCCCAGCTTCCGCGAAAGAGGCGTATCATCTCAACGACGATTCTGGTGATGTCTTTTCGGGCCGAAGCGGTAATTTCATAGGAAAGTGTGGTCTTGGGCGCCTTCTCCATGGCCTCCTTGATGTTCTTCAGGTAGGTGGTGCGCATGGCGGTGGAGATGTTGATTTTTACGGCGCCGTTCTCG
It contains:
- a CDS encoding CHAT domain-containing protein, whose translation is MVGGYRVSVLAAVCVVMLTGFAKGEEADAAGALERGHAYMDRGETAEALVEYDRAVELSRQAGDTDSLVTSLNWAGLAAFGLREFDTAVEYYLEVVVIEQETGDRIGVGNALEFIGKAYIFLEEYDTAGAYLAEAMNIAVETGDDSLRCDVLSNMGLLAGWAGDYVGAESYYREALDTALAQKDDAAVYFVRSDLGFLEMRRGDYEKAVEHFSGAVDVAHRIGNTDLVRDGLENLAYAEKRAGFYDEAIEHFTEILHAEDALEYIDADLDLEMDIAETLRDAGRYEEALSSYEAIRVKYRERGDIPGEIDALGGAAWALESLNRFEEELALLEDARGLAQSIGDLETEGTLLVRLGMILAVLGKQGEALAVLEDAREVNRKAGIRAMEAQSLVGLATVTLDDPDRSLEYAEESLEIYRELEDRVGEGIILGIIATAYYNQGKSLKAALYYKKVLRIAEEVGSDFPLAVDPLITGMLLVGAGEYKHAVGYLEQSLSAGMENNDVNTIGYSAAYLGFSYKNLKDYEQGVTYYEIAIDALESVRGTIQTEELRTSYMSGKMQVYEDIITMLIELGRYDEAFEFMERSRSRSFLDMLASRTITVADEAGSEYLRRERELRRLLKDATLMPSAGGDAQPIKETREAHDALDRSLDIQKEYLRLIETIKSTDPRLASLVTVVPPSLEAVRESLGDDVCLIEYFISDESFTATGESNLFVFVVTPRRIDVLTIDTNRDFLEDAVSRLRDAVRYLDDEAFLSLSVQLYALILEPALEGVDAETLIIIPHGPLHYLPFAALSDGESFLIDRYDVVVNPSAGVMEYIGEKRTDDPGEKIIAFGNPETPHSPLPFAEDEVTKIAAIMEPEADVSVYLGSEATEKRGKSLFREYDLVHLACHASFDETDPLDSALYLTAGGGEDGRLTVAELFALELDETMLVVLSACETGLSRVTGGDELVGLTRGFLYAGTPSMVVTLWEVADDSTASVMTRFYENLKEGQTPSSALNEAQRWAKSSTDYKSPFFWAPFVLVGSWE
- a CDS encoding family 1 glycosylhydrolase, which codes for MKPITFPAGFYWGGATSSHQVEGRNTNNDWFVFEQLYGKITDGTVSGDACDHYSRFREDFALLKTLNHNAHRFSVEWSRVEPARDYISKVEVNHYRQVAESIRENGMEPFVTLHHFTTPIWLARTGGWLNPDSIERFEKFTRVMVDALGDIVTFWMPINEPVVYTFLSFMDGSYAPGMKKPLAGFNVMTHMLVAHGRAYRIIKEKYPDAQVGFNKHMRIFDPLREDNKRDRAAAARMDKVFNMDIINALFTGETTGRIKVPATEKSTVRESSDFLSLNYYSKDSIKFSIFHPGTLFGKIVMPEGAETSHEGAYGDKPEGEYYPHGIRRLLKILGSYGQPVYITENGVSTDNDAYRVKYMANHIAEAGRAVQDGVDLRGYLFWSTLDNFEWNEGYLMRFGMIHVDFETFERTVNDSAKLFGDIAKKNALDDTICKKYNVTVE